The Arcobacter arenosus genomic interval TGATTATACAGTAGTAGAAAGTAAATTAAAATACTGGAATTCTAAAACTTTTTATAAAAATAAACATTCAAGAGAATATGCATTTAATGAAATCATCAAAATACCATATAATTTAATAAAATATGGTATTTTTTACAATTTAGGTTTTATTCCCAAATTAAATAATGATATGAAAAAATATGACTTTTAATTTTTAAAATATTTTTTAATTAATCTAAAAGGCTTCAATATAATCAACAAAAAACTTAATTTTTTATTTAGATTAAAACTCAAACAATCTTCTGTAGATATTTTAAATAATGTATTAAATATAAAATAAATTGAATCAAGTCTGCTATCGTATAAATCTTTTTGAAAATTCATTAATTGTCTAGTTGAATATAAACTATTGCTATTGGAAGTGAAATAATTTATATTATTTATAACTTTTATTTCAAGGTTTTTTAAATTGTATTCTTGAAAAGAAGAAATAATTTCTTTTGGAAATTCAGTGTTAAAGTAAGTATACGAAAGATAAAAACCTAAATAAATTGATTTTTTCATGTTTGACAAATTTATTAATTCTATTAGTTTATTCCAATTTATAGTTTGACTTTTACAGATTTTATCAATATCTATTATCCACTCAATTCTTTCCCACATATGTTTTGATCCATGAAGACAAAGATATACTATATTAAGTTCATTTGATAATGTCAAAATTTCTTTAAAATTAATAAATGTTTTTTTATGTAAGATATTATTCTTCTCATTATTATATTTATCTTCAAACAATTTCCAATGAATTTCAATATTAACACCATTAAATTTACCTATCATAGTGATATCTTTGAGTGTTTTAAAACAAATTTTATTTTTTAGCATATCCATTGAAAGATCTGTAATATAATTGTTTTTATTTAGTAAACTAATACTATTTTCCAAATCTTTTTCATCAATCAAAATATCTAAATCAACATATTGT includes:
- a CDS encoding nucleotidyltransferase family protein, producing MYLHFFKGFKIELENLSDDIKLIIECCKTEKNYTLLENIILQIKDWNKFINLSYSHGVFPLVYHTLKEFQDQIPIQVLAKLKSINLDIAKQNMLMTSELIKVMKLLEENYINAIAFKGPILSQMAYGDITLRQYVDLDILIDEKDLENSISLLNKNNYITDLSMDMLKNKICFKTLKDITMIGKFNGVNIEIHWKLFEDKYNNEKNNILHKKTFINFKEILTLSNELNIVYLCLHGSKHMWERIEWIIDIDKICKSQTINWNKLIELINLSNMKKSIYLGFYLSYTYFNTEFPKEIISSFQEYNLKNLEIKVINNINYFTSNSNSLYSTRQLMNFQKDLYDSRLDSIYFIFNTLFKISTEDCLSFNLNKKLSFLLIILKPFRLIKKYFKN